The following coding sequences lie in one Deinococcus roseus genomic window:
- a CDS encoding carbohydrate ABC transporter permease, whose amino-acid sequence MTRAMTPPRNPKTTRRVSRILMYVLLVVLAICMSLPMIYTLSTAFKGTVFVFEYPPQFIPKEPTFANFVNAWQSNNFGHYFLNSMFTASMTTIGTVAIAATGAYAFARLNFPLKNVFFWTYLLFMMIPGMLYIIPQFLIAKKLHLLNSLMGLVVFYVAGSVPFHTFLLRGFFQSIPGEIEEAAQMDGASRWQVFTRIALPLAMPALGTSAIFAFLGSWDEFTLALTFINDENLRTLPIAIRLFQGQHTAQWGLIFAASLIAMVPVVVAYVGFQNLFIKTVNEGGVKT is encoded by the coding sequence CATCTGCATGAGCCTGCCCATGATTTACACCCTCTCCACTGCCTTTAAAGGCACCGTGTTTGTCTTTGAGTACCCGCCCCAGTTCATTCCCAAAGAACCCACTTTTGCCAACTTTGTGAACGCCTGGCAGAGCAACAATTTTGGGCATTACTTCCTGAACAGCATGTTCACGGCCAGCATGACCACCATCGGCACGGTGGCCATTGCCGCCACTGGTGCATATGCTTTTGCCAGACTCAACTTCCCGCTCAAGAACGTGTTTTTCTGGACGTATCTGCTGTTCATGATGATTCCGGGGATGCTCTACATCATCCCGCAGTTCCTGATCGCCAAAAAGCTGCACCTGCTCAACTCCCTGATGGGTCTGGTGGTTTTTTACGTGGCAGGCAGCGTTCCCTTTCACACCTTCCTCTTGAGGGGCTTTTTCCAGAGCATCCCCGGTGAAATCGAGGAGGCCGCACAGATGGACGGAGCCAGCCGCTGGCAGGTGTTTACCCGGATTGCTTTGCCGCTTGCCATGCCCGCCCTGGGAACCAGTGCCATTTTCGCTTTCCTGGGCTCCTGGGATGAATTCACCCTGGCCCTGACGTTCATCAACGACGAGAACCTGCGCACCCTGCCCATCGCCATCCGGCTCTTCCAGGGCCAGCACACCGCCCAGTGGGGCCTGATTTTCGCCGCATCCCTGATCGCCATGGTTCCGGTGGTGGTGGCGTATGTGGGCTTCCAGAACCTTTTCATCAAGACCGTCAACGAAGGAGGCGTCAAAACATGA
- a CDS encoding glycoside hydrolase family 66 protein, with product MNAKTTILITAGLLGSSASALQLSLTPDRAMYRPGEAVTLTLSYSAAERPRPLFAKLSITHLRKEVYTQSFPLDASGTGTNQITWTPPATPTGYGASIEVTDEESDRVWARIETAFDVHEVWTERPRYGFLSDFGPADEQDTSRVQSLAAYHVNALQFYDWMYRHDNHFPPTDVFIDPLNRTLSMHTVRQRIDEAHQYGMAAMPYTTIYGASVAYGDAHPDQTFYKADGTMWYFMDNFLTTMNPANQGWRDHILSEYRRILETEPFDGLHIDQYGDPKIAYDQQGNEVDLAPVIPGFLQDAKKVASGFKGRETVIFNLVNDWPNDTVTPSGVDMTYVEVWPPHNDYPSLRDIIYHNQELSRGKPVVLAAYLTAKADAATRLLDSVIAASGGSHLELGEDVGLLGDPYFPKYENPSQDLKNWLKRYYDFTVRYQDVLYSGTPNKTLEEIKVTSHPFSVGDYPSRKIWGLGRNLGNGQVFHLINLMQSPAPIWKFAQPDLKVQHNIQVQVQRSKPVGSVWVASPDQHNGSPIELKFTQSGSTVTFTVPELNVWTMIVLEDR from the coding sequence ATGAACGCAAAAACCACCATCCTGATCACCGCTGGCCTGCTTGGATCCTCTGCCTCTGCCCTGCAGCTTTCCCTGACCCCGGACCGGGCCATGTACAGACCCGGAGAGGCCGTCACCCTGACCCTTTCCTACAGTGCTGCAGAGCGCCCCAGACCGCTGTTTGCCAAGCTCTCCATCACCCACCTGCGCAAGGAGGTCTACACCCAGAGTTTTCCGCTGGATGCCAGTGGCACCGGAACCAACCAGATCACCTGGACTCCACCTGCCACCCCCACCGGTTACGGGGCCAGCATCGAGGTCACCGACGAGGAATCTGATCGGGTGTGGGCCCGCATCGAAACAGCCTTCGACGTGCATGAGGTGTGGACCGAACGGCCCCGGTATGGCTTCCTGTCGGATTTCGGGCCTGCAGATGAACAGGACACCTCCAGGGTGCAAAGCCTCGCGGCCTACCATGTGAACGCCCTGCAGTTCTACGACTGGATGTACCGCCACGACAATCACTTTCCGCCAACAGATGTGTTCATCGATCCCCTCAACCGCACCCTCTCCATGCACACCGTGCGGCAGCGCATCGACGAGGCGCACCAGTACGGGATGGCCGCCATGCCCTACACCACCATTTACGGGGCAAGCGTGGCTTACGGAGATGCCCACCCCGACCAGACTTTTTACAAAGCAGACGGGACCATGTGGTACTTCATGGACAACTTCCTCACCACCATGAACCCGGCAAATCAGGGCTGGCGGGACCACATCCTGTCCGAGTACCGCCGCATTCTGGAAACCGAGCCTTTTGATGGCCTGCACATCGACCAGTACGGAGATCCCAAGATCGCTTACGACCAGCAGGGCAACGAGGTGGATCTGGCTCCGGTGATTCCAGGCTTTTTGCAGGACGCCAAAAAAGTGGCCTCTGGCTTCAAAGGCCGCGAGACCGTGATTTTCAATCTGGTCAACGACTGGCCCAACGACACCGTGACCCCCTCCGGTGTGGACATGACTTATGTGGAGGTGTGGCCCCCCCACAACGATTACCCCAGCCTGCGGGACATCATCTACCACAACCAGGAACTGTCCAGAGGCAAGCCTGTGGTGCTGGCTGCCTACCTGACCGCAAAAGCAGACGCCGCCACCCGTTTGCTGGACAGCGTGATTGCAGCTTCCGGCGGAAGCCACCTGGAACTCGGGGAAGATGTGGGACTCTTAGGCGACCCGTACTTTCCCAAATACGAGAATCCTTCTCAGGACCTCAAAAACTGGCTGAAACGCTATTACGATTTCACCGTGCGCTATCAGGACGTGCTGTACAGTGGAACACCCAACAAGACCCTGGAGGAGATCAAAGTCACCTCACATCCTTTCAGCGTCGGGGATTACCCTTCCCGCAAGATCTGGGGCCTGGGGCGCAACCTGGGCAATGGGCAGGTGTTTCACCTGATCAACCTGATGCAGAGCCCTGCCCCCATCTGGAAATTTGCCCAGCCAGACCTCAAGGTGCAGCACAACATCCAGGTGCAGGTCCAGCGCAGCAAACCTGTAGGAAGCGTGTGGGTGGCTTCACCTGATCAACACAATGGTAGCCCCATCGAACTCAAATTCACCCAGTCTGGAAGCACCGTGACCTTCACCGTGCCCGAACTGAACGTCTGGACCATGATCGTGCTGGAGGACAGATAA
- a CDS encoding methyltransferase family protein — translation MHIFLFTFWMLFFLGTFVWRVYVNHRRYGENPLVLQKDDSTYGFVSSAFKAVILLVFLINLVLLVFPGSASAASLFPSNLPLSILGVVLMLSSLMLVLIAQVHLGKSWRIGIDTQVSTELVTEGIYHRSRNPIFLGMRVALLGFFLCLPTYPVLIAVIFGELLMQIQVRLEEEHLGRLHGPTYQQYRQLTPRWW, via the coding sequence ATGCACATTTTTCTGTTCACTTTCTGGATGCTTTTCTTCCTCGGCACCTTCGTGTGGCGGGTGTACGTCAACCACCGCAGGTACGGAGAAAACCCACTGGTGCTGCAAAAAGACGACTCCACCTACGGATTTGTCAGCAGTGCCTTCAAAGCCGTGATTCTGCTGGTCTTCCTGATCAACCTGGTTTTGCTGGTTTTCCCAGGTTCTGCATCGGCAGCAAGCCTGTTCCCCTCGAACCTGCCCCTGAGCATTCTGGGCGTTGTGCTGATGCTCTCAAGCCTGATGCTGGTGCTCATCGCCCAGGTGCATCTGGGCAAATCCTGGCGCATCGGCATTGACACCCAGGTTTCCACGGAGCTGGTCACAGAAGGCATCTACCACCGTTCCAGAAACCCCATCTTTCTGGGCATGCGGGTGGCTTTGCTGGGCTTTTTCCTCTGCCTGCCCACCTACCCTGTGCTGATTGCCGTGATCTTTGGGGAACTCCTGATGCAAATTCAGGTGCGCCTGGAAGAAGAACACCTCGGCAGGCTCCATGGCCCCACTTACCAGCAGTACCGACAGCTCACCCCTCGCTGGTGGTGA
- a CDS encoding glycoside hydrolase family 15 protein yields MTLNLTANLTLNLRDADVLRHHQKWSGAFLACERFSQYRFCWLRDSSFMAYSLDLADLRTHSRAFHLWVAQTLAPLKEHFETLLQRKNAGEQIPYTDMLPTRFGENGEWEQDGWPNFQLDGYGQWLWALSEHLRLSGETDLPEVYRDSVQMVVSYLQHFWEMGCSDCWEEFHDHVHTATLASIYGGLNSISRFPSVAVNPEVPAQIKARILTEHVKNGRLVKSNHLDGVDASLLWVSTPFKVLDENDPIMQATVQEIENTLVRDGGVIRYDGDSYYGAGAWLLLTDWLGWYFAEAGDPEKAQKFFQWSENQRTREGHLPEQVAVSSTDPAKLQEWNDLWGSSANPLLWSHAMHAVLLNRLKI; encoded by the coding sequence ATGACCCTGAACCTCACCGCCAACCTGACCCTCAACCTGCGGGATGCAGATGTCCTGAGGCACCACCAGAAGTGGAGTGGGGCATTCCTGGCCTGCGAACGCTTCTCCCAGTACCGCTTCTGCTGGCTGCGGGACAGCAGTTTCATGGCCTACAGCCTGGACCTCGCAGACCTCAGGACCCACAGCCGGGCCTTTCACCTGTGGGTGGCCCAGACCCTTGCCCCTCTAAAAGAGCACTTTGAAACCTTGCTGCAGCGCAAAAATGCCGGAGAGCAGATCCCCTACACCGACATGCTGCCCACCCGCTTTGGAGAAAACGGGGAATGGGAGCAGGACGGCTGGCCCAACTTTCAACTCGATGGTTATGGCCAGTGGCTGTGGGCACTCTCTGAACACCTGAGGCTTTCTGGTGAAACCGATCTCCCAGAGGTCTACAGAGACAGCGTACAGATGGTGGTTTCTTATTTGCAGCACTTCTGGGAGATGGGCTGCTCGGACTGCTGGGAGGAGTTTCACGACCACGTGCACACCGCCACCCTGGCTTCCATTTATGGTGGGCTGAACAGCATTTCCCGGTTTCCGTCTGTGGCTGTGAACCCTGAAGTTCCTGCCCAGATCAAAGCCCGCATTCTGACAGAGCACGTTAAAAATGGCCGTCTGGTCAAAAGCAATCATCTGGACGGCGTGGATGCCAGTCTGCTGTGGGTTTCCACCCCTTTCAAGGTGCTGGATGAAAATGACCCCATCATGCAGGCCACCGTGCAGGAAATTGAAAACACCCTGGTGCGGGATGGCGGTGTGATCCGTTACGATGGCGACTCCTACTACGGGGCCGGAGCATGGCTGCTGCTCACCGACTGGCTGGGCTGGTATTTTGCCGAGGCTGGAGATCCAGAGAAAGCCCAGAAGTTCTTCCAGTGGTCCGAAAACCAGCGCACCAGAGAAGGCCACCTGCCCGAACAGGTTGCGGTGTCCAGCACCGACCCGGCCAAATTGCAGGAGTGGAATGACCTGTGGGGCAGCTCTGCCAATCCTTTGCTTTGGTCCCACGCCATGCATGCTGTGCTGCTGAACAGGCTCAAAATTTGA